From Larus michahellis chromosome 5, bLarMic1.1, whole genome shotgun sequence, the proteins below share one genomic window:
- the LOC141744059 gene encoding UDP-glucuronosyltransferase 2A2-like isoform X2: protein MATKATISKKYLQLLLFQVALLGPVFCGNVLVWPTEGSHWLNVQIVIQELIRRGHSVTVLVSNASLFIKPRAEATEKFEVYNVPFKKDTIENLIEDVVALWLNNRPTTLTFWQFYKDLGKLSKNWHHMNRLMCNAVLTNQELMAHLQGSSYDLLLSDPVTLCGDLLALKLAIPFIYSLRFSPASTVERHCGKIPAPPSYAPAALSELTDCMSFRERIKNIVSYHLQDYVFQSYWGEWDIYYSKVLGRPTTLCETMGKAEIWLIRTYWDFEFPRPFLPNFEFVGGLHCQPAKPLSKEMEEFVQSSGEHGIVVFSLGSMVYNLTDEKSNLIARALSQLPQKVIWRYKGTKPETLGSNTRIYDWIPQNDLLGHPLTKAFITHGGTNGIYEAIYHGIPMVGIPLFADQYDNIAHMRAKGAAVQLDFSTLKTQDLVDALNTVINNSTYKENALRLSKIHHDQPVKPLDRAVFWIEFVMRHKGAKHLRPAAHHLTWYQYHCLDVLAFLFTCAATAIFILVKCCLFCCRRCGRIAKRKKE from the exons ATGGCCACAAAAGCCACCATCTCTAAGAAATACCTCCAGCTGCTCCTTTTTCAGGTTGCTCTTCTAGGGCCTGTCTTCTGTGGGAACGTGTTGGTCTGGCCAACGGAAGGCAGCCACTGGCTGAACGTGCAGATAGTTATACAGGAGCTCATCCGCCGTGGGCACAGCGTCACCGTGCTGGTATCCAACGCTTCCCTCTTCATTAAACCCAGGGCTGAGGCCACAGAGAAGTTTGAGGTCTATAATGTGCCCTTCAAGAAAGACACCATTGAGAACCTGATCGAGGATGTAGTGGCACTGTGGCTGAATAACAGGCCAACAACCTTAACCTTCTGGCAGTTTTACAAGGATCTGGGAAAACTGTCCAAAAACTGGCACCACATGAACAGACTAATGTGCAATGCAGTGCTAACCAACCAAGAGCTGATGGCCCATCTGCAGGGGTCTAGTTATGACCTGCTGCTGTCAGACCCAGTGACCCTCTGCGGGGACCTCCTGGCTCTCAAGCTGGCCATCCCCTTCATCTACTCACTACGCTTCTCCCCAGCCTCCACCGTGGAGAGGCACTGCGGCAAGATCCCAGCCCCACCATCCTATGCACCCGCAGCCCTGTCTGAGCTCACCGACTGCATGTCCTTCCGCGAGAGAATAAAAAACATTGTGTCTTACCACCTGCAAGACTACGTTTTCCAGAGCTACTGGGGAGAATGGGATATCTACTATAGCAAGGTCTTAG GAAGGCCCACAACCCTGTGTGAGACGATGGGGAAAGCAGAGATATGGTTAATCAGAACATACTGGGACTTTGAATTTCCACGCCCTTTCCTGCCCAACTTTGAGTTTGTTGGAGGACTTCattgccagcctgcaaagccacTATCAAAG GAAATGGAAGAATTTGTTCAAAGCTCAGGGGAACATGGCATCGTGGTATTCTCTCTCGGGTCAATGGTCTACAACCTAACTgatgaaaaaagtaatttgattGCCAGAGCCCTCAGCCAGCTTCCACAAAAG GTCATCTGGCGGTAcaaaggaacaaaaccagaaactctGGGCTCCAACACCAGAATTTATGACTGGATACCCCAGAATGACCTACTTG GCCACCCCTTGACGAAGGCCTTTATCACTCATGGTGGCACCAATGGGATCTATGAAGCTATCTACCATGGGATCCCGATGGTTGGGATTCCCCTGTTTGCTGACCAGTATGACAACATTGCTCATATGAGGGCGAAGGGAGCTGCAGTTCAGCTGGACTTCAGCACACTGAAGACGCAGGACCTAGTTGATGCACTGAATACAGTCATTAACAATTCCAC CTATAAGGAAAATGCTCTAAGGTTATCAAAGATACACCATGACCAGCCAGTTAAGCCTCTGGACAGAGCTGTCTTCTGGATTGAATTTGTCATGCGTCACAAAGGAGCAAAGCACTTGAGACCAGCTGCTCACCATCTCACCTGGTACCAGTACCACTGCCTGGACGTTCTGGCATTCTTGTTCACCTGTGCAGCCACTGCTATCTTCATTCTTGTCAAGTGCTGCTTATTTTGCTGTAGGAGATGTGGCAGGATTGcgaagaggaagaaagaatag
- the LOC141744059 gene encoding UDP-glucuronosyltransferase 2C1-like isoform X1 codes for MMRPRFPWLLWAFACCWSAGFCGKVVVWPTDASHWINLKVLLEELVLRGHEVTVLVPSSSLLINYQDTSSPFTFEVLQVPFTQKTLDAVMEDFLNFWMNEISNAFPWEIMWRMKEDMEVFIKMSKQTCDTLVMNPQLIAKLQQAKFDVLIADPLSAGGELVAEILEIPFVYSFRFSFGNVAERLCGGLPSPPSYVPASTIQLTDQMSFAERLQNFLFYFYMDLFFSKFWQDELDGYYSNVLGRPTTLCETMGKAEIWLIRTYWDFEFPRPFLPNFEFVGGLHCQPAKPLSKEMEEFVQSSGEHGIVVFSLGSMVYNLTDEKSNLIARALSQLPQKVIWRYKGTKPETLGSNTRIYDWIPQNDLLGHPLTKAFITHGGTNGIYEAIYHGIPMVGIPLFADQYDNIAHMRAKGAAVQLDFSTLKTQDLVDALNTVINNSTYKENALRLSKIHHDQPVKPLDRAVFWIEFVMRHKGAKHLRPAAHHLTWYQYHCLDVLAFLFTCAATAIFILVKCCLFCCRRCGRIAKRKKE; via the exons ATGATGAGGCCAAGGTTCCCCTGGCTGCTCTGGGCCTTTGCGTGCTGCTGGAGTGCTGGCTTTTGTGGGAAGGTGGTGGTCTGGCCCACCGATGCAAGTCACTGGATCAATTTGAAAGTGCTGCTGGAAGAGCTTGTTCTCCGGGGTCATGAAGTGACTGTGCTGGTGCCCTCAAGCAGCCTGCTCATCAACTACCAAGACACCTCCTCCCCCTTCACCTTTGAGGTCCTGCAAGTCCCCTTTACCCAGAAGACCCTGGATGCTGTCATGGAGGACTTCCTCAATTTCTGGATGAATGAGATCTCTAATGCTTTCCCCTGGGAGATCATGTGGAGGATGAAAGAGGACATGGAAGTCTTTATCAAAATGTCAAAGCAGACCTGTGACACCTTGGTGATGAACCCTCAGCTGATAGCAAAGCTGCAGCAGGCCAAGTTTGATGTTCTGATCGCTGACCCCCTGTCTGCAGGTGGGGAGCTTGTAGCAGAAATCCTAGAGATCCCTTTTGTCTACAGCTTCCGCTTCTCTTTTGGGAATGTGGCAGAGCGGCTGTGCGGTGGACTCCCATCCCCACCTTCTTATGTGCCTGCTAGCACAATACAGCTGACAGACCAGATGTCCTTTGCGGAACGACTACAGAACTTCCTCTTTTACTTttacatggatttatttttctccaagttttGGCAAGACGAATTGGATGGGTACTACAGTAATGTCTTAG GAAGGCCCACAACCCTGTGTGAGACGATGGGGAAAGCAGAGATATGGTTAATCAGAACATACTGGGACTTTGAATTTCCACGCCCTTTCCTGCCCAACTTTGAGTTTGTTGGAGGACTTCattgccagcctgcaaagccacTATCAAAG GAAATGGAAGAATTTGTTCAAAGCTCAGGGGAACATGGCATCGTGGTATTCTCTCTCGGGTCAATGGTCTACAACCTAACTgatgaaaaaagtaatttgattGCCAGAGCCCTCAGCCAGCTTCCACAAAAG GTCATCTGGCGGTAcaaaggaacaaaaccagaaactctGGGCTCCAACACCAGAATTTATGACTGGATACCCCAGAATGACCTACTTG GCCACCCCTTGACGAAGGCCTTTATCACTCATGGTGGCACCAATGGGATCTATGAAGCTATCTACCATGGGATCCCGATGGTTGGGATTCCCCTGTTTGCTGACCAGTATGACAACATTGCTCATATGAGGGCGAAGGGAGCTGCAGTTCAGCTGGACTTCAGCACACTGAAGACGCAGGACCTAGTTGATGCACTGAATACAGTCATTAACAATTCCAC CTATAAGGAAAATGCTCTAAGGTTATCAAAGATACACCATGACCAGCCAGTTAAGCCTCTGGACAGAGCTGTCTTCTGGATTGAATTTGTCATGCGTCACAAAGGAGCAAAGCACTTGAGACCAGCTGCTCACCATCTCACCTGGTACCAGTACCACTGCCTGGACGTTCTGGCATTCTTGTTCACCTGTGCAGCCACTGCTATCTTCATTCTTGTCAAGTGCTGCTTATTTTGCTGTAGGAGATGTGGCAGGATTGcgaagaggaagaaagaatag
- the LOC141744059 gene encoding UDP-glucuronosyltransferase 2A2-like isoform X3, whose product MAGKEVAVLWLLAVLGCGSGGKVLVWPADNSHWLNMKYILQELVVRGHEVIVLLPSCFLILDPTQPSPFQFEVVEVPITKTEMATILEEAFYFWFYQERVIPVWESLYKIAQLVHKLENVTKIICDEVLKNEALLERLRASSFDVLLADPLSPSGELFAEKLGIPFVYTIRFSIGNTVERLCGTLPAPPSYVPATVSCLTDRMTFLERLKNILTYTVQDIVYHYLFWGSWDQYYSDVLGRPTTLCETMGKAEIWLIRTYWDFEFPRPFLPNFEFVGGLHCQPAKPLSKEMEEFVQSSGEHGIVVFSLGSMVYNLTDEKSNLIARALSQLPQKVIWRYKGTKPETLGSNTRIYDWIPQNDLLGHPLTKAFITHGGTNGIYEAIYHGIPMVGIPLFADQYDNIAHMRAKGAAVQLDFSTLKTQDLVDALNTVINNSTYKENALRLSKIHHDQPVKPLDRAVFWIEFVMRHKGAKHLRPAAHHLTWYQYHCLDVLAFLFTCAATAIFILVKCCLFCCRRCGRIAKRKKE is encoded by the exons ATGGCTGGGAAGGAGGTGGCGGTGCTGTGGCTGttggctgtgctgggctgtgggtcgggggggaAGGTGTTGGTCTGGCCGGCTGACAACAGCCACTGGCTGAACATGAAGTACATACTCCAGGAGCTTGTGGTCCGGGGCCATGAGGTGATTGTGCTGCTGCCTTCGTGCTTCCTCATCCTTGACCCCACACAGCCTTCACCCTTCCAGTTCGAGGTCGTTGAGGTGCCGATCACCAAAACAGAGATGGCTACTATACTGGAAGAAGCTTTCTATTTTTGGTTTTACCAGGAGAGAGTGATACCTGTCTGGGAAAGTCTTTACAAGATAGCTCAACTGGTGCACAAGCTGGAAAACGTAACCAAAATCATTTGTGATGAAGTCCTGAAGAATGAGGCGCTGCTGGAGAGACTGAGAGCATCCAGCTTCGATGTCCTCTTGGCAGACCCACTGTCACCCAGTGGGGAGCTGTTTGCTGAGAAGCTGGGTATCCCCTTCGTGTACACCATCCGGTTCTCCATAGGCAATACCGTAGAGAGGCTCTGTGGGACACTCCCAGCACCTCCTTCCTACGTACCAGCCACTGTAAGCTGCCTAACAGATCGGATGACTTTCCTGGAAAGGCTAAAAAACATCCTCACCTACACTGTGCAGGACATCGTATACCATTACCTTTTCTGGGGAAGTTGGGATCAATACTACAGTGATGTTTTAG GAAGGCCCACAACCCTGTGTGAGACGATGGGGAAAGCAGAGATATGGTTAATCAGAACATACTGGGACTTTGAATTTCCACGCCCTTTCCTGCCCAACTTTGAGTTTGTTGGAGGACTTCattgccagcctgcaaagccacTATCAAAG GAAATGGAAGAATTTGTTCAAAGCTCAGGGGAACATGGCATCGTGGTATTCTCTCTCGGGTCAATGGTCTACAACCTAACTgatgaaaaaagtaatttgattGCCAGAGCCCTCAGCCAGCTTCCACAAAAG GTCATCTGGCGGTAcaaaggaacaaaaccagaaactctGGGCTCCAACACCAGAATTTATGACTGGATACCCCAGAATGACCTACTTG GCCACCCCTTGACGAAGGCCTTTATCACTCATGGTGGCACCAATGGGATCTATGAAGCTATCTACCATGGGATCCCGATGGTTGGGATTCCCCTGTTTGCTGACCAGTATGACAACATTGCTCATATGAGGGCGAAGGGAGCTGCAGTTCAGCTGGACTTCAGCACACTGAAGACGCAGGACCTAGTTGATGCACTGAATACAGTCATTAACAATTCCAC CTATAAGGAAAATGCTCTAAGGTTATCAAAGATACACCATGACCAGCCAGTTAAGCCTCTGGACAGAGCTGTCTTCTGGATTGAATTTGTCATGCGTCACAAAGGAGCAAAGCACTTGAGACCAGCTGCTCACCATCTCACCTGGTACCAGTACCACTGCCTGGACGTTCTGGCATTCTTGTTCACCTGTGCAGCCACTGCTATCTTCATTCTTGTCAAGTGCTGCTTATTTTGCTGTAGGAGATGTGGCAGGATTGcgaagaggaagaaagaatag